The Mangrovimonas cancribranchiae nucleotide sequence GTTACTTAATGGAAGTACAAGTTCAGATTCTGAAAAAGAAGAAACTCCTAAAACAGATGAAACTACTTCAGAAGAGTCTTCTGAAGCTGTTGATATTCCAGAGGGTGTTACAGTGGTTACTATGCCACGATTAAGTGATACCATGGAAGAAGGAACGGTTGCCACTTGGTTAAAAAAAGTTGGTGATAACGTTGAAGAAGGTGATATCTTGGCAGAGATAGAAACCGATAAAGCCACCATGGAATTTGAATCATTCCAATCTGGAACCTTGTTACATGTTGGGCTGCAAGAAGGAGAATCGGCCAAAGTAGATGCGTTGTTAGCTATTATTGGCCCTAAAGGAACAGATGTTTCTAACATTGCCAAGAATTTTAAAGCACCTTCTACTGAAACAAAAGCAGAAGCACCTAAAAAAGAAACAGCACCCAAAACAGAACCTAAAGTTGAAACGCCAAAAGCAGAAACCAAAACGGTAGACTCTGCGCCAACAACAGCTTCTGGAGATCGTTTATTTGTATCGCCATTAGCTAAAAAAATGGCCGAAGAGCGTCATATTAATTTATCGCAAGTACAAGGTTCTGGAGAAAATGGACGCATTATAAAAAGAGATATAGAAAACTTTACACCAGCAACTGCCGGAGCATCAGTAAGTAAATTTGTGCCTGTAGGACAAGAAGATTTTGATGAGGTTGCTAACTCTCAAATGCGTAAAACAATTGCAAAACGTTTAGCGCAATCTAAATTTACAGCACCACATTACTATCTAAATGTGGAGTTTGATATGGATAATGCTATTGCATTTCGTCAACAGTTTAACTCCTTACCAGATACCAAAATTTCATTTAACGATATTGTTGTTAAAGCTTGTGCTTTAGCATTAAAACAGCATCCGCAAGTAAATTCGCAGTGGTTTGATGATAAAATGCGTATGAATAACCATGTGCACATTGGTGTTGCTGTTGCTGTGCCAGATGGTTTGGTAGTTCCTGTGGTTAAGTTTGCTAACGAGCAAACCTTACCGCAAATAGGCGCTGCTGTTAAAGATTTTGCAGGAAAAGCACGTAATAAAAAATTAACGCCACAAGAAATGGAAGGAAGCACCTTTACGGTGTCCAACCTAGGTATGTTTGGAATAGAAAGCTTTACGTCTATTATAAATCAACCAAATTCAGCCATTCTTTCTGTAGGCGCTATTGTACAAAAACCTGTTGTTAAAAATGGGCAAGTTGTTGCAGGAAACACAATGAAACTTTGTTTAGCTTGTGATCACAGAACAGTTGATGGTGCAACTGGAGCACAATTCTTACAAACCTTAAAAGGATATATTGAGAATCCAGTAACAATGTTAGTATAGTTTTTATATATGATATAAAATGATTAAAAATCCTGCTGTATTTAGCAGGATTTTTTTGTTAATGATAATTTTTATTGAATTGCTGGTAGCAATTTCTTTTTTTTCTTAAAAAATGTTAATTTGTTGTCTTTTACTAACTGAATTTAACGTTTATACGATGAAAAAAGGACGATTAACCCAACTTTTCTTTTTCTTTTTTATTGCAAATACATCTTTCCACTTTTTAGAAGCTCAAGTTTTTCAAAGAGTTGAAGACATAGCTGGGTTTGAATCCTTACTTCAAAATCATGGCGTAGCAGTGGCAGATTTTAATGGAGATCATGTTTATGATATTTTTGTGGTTGCAAAGGCAAAAGACCAAGTTGGCGTTGAAAAAACCCATAGTAAGTTATATATTAATAATAATAATGGCAGTTTTACAGATGTAACATTATCCTCTGGACTAAATAATTTACTAACCGAAGATTATGCTGATGACGATGTTTTTTATGTCTTTGATGGCCCAAAAATTGGAGCCTTTTGGGGAGATTACGATAATGATGGTCTACCAGATTTGTTAATGACTAATACTTATAATGTATTATTATTTCATAATGAGGGAGATGGTACTTTTTCTGATGTTACAAATATGGCAGGTTTTAATTTGCCAACAACATGCCAGTTTACTGGGGCAACTTGGTTTGATTATAACAACGATAGCCTCTTAGATATTTATATCTGTGAATGGGGTAATTGTAGTTCAAATCAGATGTTTAGGAATAATGGAGATGGCACTTTTACTAATATCACTGATGAAGCTGATATGATAGAGACTACCCCAAGAGCTAGTTTTACTGCATTACCATACGATTTTAATGATGATGGTTTAATGGATTTATACGTGACTAACGATTTTAGAATACCAAATTATTTATATATTAATGATGGAGACGGTACATTTTCAGAACAGGCAGAGTATTTTGGAGTAGACAGCACTATTGATGATATGGGGTTAACCATGGGAGATTACAATTTAGATGAAACCCTAGATATTTATATTACTGGTAAGGGTGAGTCTGCACTTTTTAAAAATGGGGAAAATGGGTATTTTTCAAATGATGAACAATCAGAAGAAATTTTATACAATTCTGGTTGGGCTTGGGGAACTACATTTGCAGATTTCGATTTAGATGGCGATGAAGATTTATTTATAACTAATGGTTATTATAATTCAGGCCCCGAGTATAACTTTTATTATCAAAATGAATTTAATATCAATAATGAGTTTCAGGATGCGACAAACTCTGTTGGACTTCATGATTTGTCTGAAGGAATCAACCCTGTAGATTTTGATTATGATAATGATGGCGATTTAGATTTATTTGTTACTAATGCAGATATAAATCCGTTTTTTTACGAAAATACTATACTTAATTTTGAAAATTCGATTACTTCAAGTAACAATTGGTTTCAAATATCATTAGAAGGGACTATTTCTAATAGAAGTGCTATAGGGACAGAAGTTACCTTAACAACAGAAACGAGAACACTTAAAAGATATTTTAGTGGCGTAGGCATGTTAAGTCAAAGTATAAAACCATTACATTTTGGATTAAATAATGATGAAAATATTCTTGAAATAACCATAAAATGGCCATCAGGTTTATTAGAAGTATATGATCAAAATATTCAAATAGATAGTTTTTATAAAGCTGTAGAAGGTGGAAGTTTAACAAATTTAAATATAGAACCTAGTATTAAGGTTTATGGCTGTACAGATCCTATATCGTGTAATTATAATCCTAACGCAACGTTAAGTGATGGAAGTTGTACTTATTTAGCATCAGGAACAATATCCGGTTCAGTAAATGTGAATTTTTTAAGTGAAGAAATTTATGGATACGCAATTGATCCAGAATCAACTGCTCATTGGGAAGTACAAGGAGGGGAAATTTTAGAAGGACAAGGCACTTCTCAAATTTTAGTTAAATGGGGCTTAAACCAGTCTGGAGAAATTAGTGTTACTGAGATGGGAACTAATTGTTCAGGACAAACAGAAACATTAAATGTAAACTTAGGTCTTTCCGAATCATTTGAAGGTGTTTCTGTAGCGCGACTTTGGAATGAAGCTTTATTAGGAGCAATTAGAAAAGATTTTGCTAGACCAACTGTACATGCTAGAAACCTCTTTCATTCTAGTGTGGCTATGTATGATATTTGGGCAATATATGATGATGAAGCTACACCCTACTTTATAGGAAATGAAGTTCATGGGTTTAGCAGCTCATTGGAGGAGTTCTCTTCATCAGAAGATATAAATGAATCCAGGCGAAGAGCTATTAGTTATGCTGTGTATAAGTTGCTAACGTATAGGTTCCAAAACTCACCAAACCAAGAGCAAACGCAACTTATGTTTGATTATTTAATGGAAGAATTAGGGTACGATACATCAATTACATCAATTGATTATCAATCAGGAGAACCTGCTGCTTTAGGAAATTACGTCGCCGAAATGCTTATTAATTATGGATTAATAGATGGAGCTAGAGAAAGTACAGGGTATGATAATGAGTATTATGAATCAATTAATCCACCATTGGCGCCAGAGTTTCAAAATAGTACTATTCAATATCCCAATCGTTGGCAGTCTTTAAATTTACAAACCTATATAGACCAAAGTGGTAACTTGATAGAAGGAGATAATATACCTTTTTTAAGCCCAGAATGGGGTAATGTTTATGCATTTGCTCTATCAGAAGAAGATAAAACAACGTATACAAGAGATGGAAATACCTATTTTGTGTTTAAAGATCCATCAGAGCCGCCTTATTTAGGAGCAACAGAAGAGGAAGCATCAAATAATGCTTACAAATGGGCATTTTCTTTAGTATCGGTATGGAGTTCTCATTTAGACCCAAGTGATGGTGTACTTTGGGATGTATCACCCAATTCTATTGGTGGATTGAATATAGAAGATTTACCAGACTCTTATTTACAGCATCCTAGTTTTTATGACCTATTAGAAGGAGGAGATCCTAGCGAAGGCCACGCTGTTAACCCTAGTACAGGTCTTTCTTATGAAGAACAATTAGTTCCAAGAGGAGATTACACAAGGGTTCTTGCAGAGTTTTGGGCCGATGGACCAGATTCTGAGACGCCTCCAGGTCATTGGTTTACACTCCTAAATTATGTGTCAGATCACCCTGATTTGGAGAAAAGGTTAAATGGTCAAGGCGACATTTTACCCGATTTAGAATGGGATGTTAAAACCTACTTTATTTTAGGTGGCGCAATGCACGATGCGGCAGTTGCTGCATGGAGTGTTAAAGGTTGGTACGACTATATAAGACCTATTTCGGCTATTCGTTATATGGCTAATTTAGGTCAAAGTAGCGATAATACATTAAGTAATTATCATGTTGATGGTATTCCTTTAATTCCTAATTATATAGAAGTAGTTGATGAAGGCGATCCTTTAGCAGGAGCTACAAATCAACATGTAGGCAAAATTAAATTGTATACATGGAAAGGACATGACTATGTGTATGATACAGAAACAGATGTGGCAGGTGTTGATTGGATTTTAGCTGAAAATTGGTGGCCTTACCAAAGACCTTCATTTGTAACGCCTCCTTTTGCAGGATATGTTTCTGGACATTCTACCTTTTCTAGAGCGGCAGCAGAAGTAATGACTTTAGTAACTGGCGATGAATATTTCCCTGGAGGCATGGGAGAGTTTGTAGCGAGAAAAAATGAATTTTTAGTTTTTGAAGAAGGCCCTTCAACCGATGTGGTTTTGCAATGGGCAACCTATAGAGATGCTTCAGATCAATGTAGTTTATCGCGTATTTGGGGAGGAATTCATCCACCTTCAGATGATATTCCAGGACGTTTTATGGGAGAGGAAATTGGTATTGAAGCTTATAATTTTGCCATTCCTTATTTTTACGGCTCTCTAGGCCTTGATGAGTATGTGTTAAATTCAAATTTATATCCTAATCCTGTAACTTCAGGTAATGTAATACATATTACACATGCTAATCCAAAAGATACTTATGTGCTTTATGATTTGAGTGGGAGACAAATAGATATTGAGAAAATTAACGATGGACATCAAAACGAAACTGTTAGAATAAGAATTCCTCAATCTACTTCAGAAGGCATTTATATACTGAGTTGGAATGGCCATTCTGAAAAAATCATTGTCAAAAATTGATAATACTTGTCTTTAAAATAGCTGTTAAAAATCCTGTATCCATACAGGATTTTTTTATATTCGGAAAATCATAAAAACACCTCATGAAACATCTACTTTTATTAGTAATTCCGTTAGCGCTTTTAAGCTGTAAAAAAACAAATGGCCAAGTTGAAAAGCCTTTTATATCAAATGCAGAGCTCAAAAATATGGTATCTTATTTGTCATCAGATGAGATTAAAGGCCGTAATACAGGAACCGAAGGAATAGACAAAGCCGCAACATTTATAGCGCGTAAGTTTAAAGAATTTAATGTAAAACCTTACTATAAGACTTATCGCGATTCATTTATGGTAAAAGGAAAGCAAGCATTTAATGTGATTGGTTTTATAGAAGGAACAGATAAAAAGCTAAAAGACGAAATTATCATTCTAGGAGCACATTATGATCATATAGGATTTGGGAAAAAAGTAGGAAACGATTCTATTGCTAATGGTGCAAACGACAATGCAACAGGAACAAGTGCAGTTATTGCAATGGCGAAGTATTTCTCTAAAGTAAAAAATAACAAGCGTAGTATAATGTTCGCTTTATTTTCGGCAGAAGAGATGGGACTACGAGGTTCTATACACTTAGCAGAGCGTTTAAAAGAAGGCCATGCTAAAATTTATACTGTAGTAAACTTTGAAATGATAGGCGTCCCTTTAATAAATGTAAAGCATCAAGCTTTTTTAACAGGGTATGAGTTATCTAATATGGGAGAAAAGATAAACGGTTATGCCAATACAAATTTGGTTGGTAAATCTGATGTCTCTAAAAAATATAATTTGTTTAAGAGATCGGATAACTATGCATTTTATAACGCATTTAAAGTGCCAAGCCATACATTATCATCTTGCGATTTAACTAATTTTGATTATTACCACCAAGTTGGTGATGAGGTAGAGCTGTTAGATTTT carries:
- a CDS encoding M28 family peptidase, with the translated sequence MKHLLLLVIPLALLSCKKTNGQVEKPFISNAELKNMVSYLSSDEIKGRNTGTEGIDKAATFIARKFKEFNVKPYYKTYRDSFMVKGKQAFNVIGFIEGTDKKLKDEIIILGAHYDHIGFGKKVGNDSIANGANDNATGTSAVIAMAKYFSKVKNNKRSIMFALFSAEEMGLRGSIHLAERLKEGHAKIYTVVNFEMIGVPLINVKHQAFLTGYELSNMGEKINGYANTNLVGKSDVSKKYNLFKRSDNYAFYNAFKVPSHTLSSCDLTNFDYYHQVGDEVELLDFTFMTDLINNTIPAIEKMSNTPVQEIKMHK
- a CDS encoding pyruvate dehydrogenase complex dihydrolipoamide acetyltransferase — encoded protein: MAEVINMPRLSDTMEEGTVATWLKKVGDKVEEGDILAEIETDKATMEFESFHEGTLLHIGVQEGETTKVDELLAIIGDEGEDISELLNGSTSSDSEKEETPKTDETTSEESSEAVDIPEGVTVVTMPRLSDTMEEGTVATWLKKVGDNVEEGDILAEIETDKATMEFESFQSGTLLHVGLQEGESAKVDALLAIIGPKGTDVSNIAKNFKAPSTETKAEAPKKETAPKTEPKVETPKAETKTVDSAPTTASGDRLFVSPLAKKMAEERHINLSQVQGSGENGRIIKRDIENFTPATAGASVSKFVPVGQEDFDEVANSQMRKTIAKRLAQSKFTAPHYYLNVEFDMDNAIAFRQQFNSLPDTKISFNDIVVKACALALKQHPQVNSQWFDDKMRMNNHVHIGVAVAVPDGLVVPVVKFANEQTLPQIGAAVKDFAGKARNKKLTPQEMEGSTFTVSNLGMFGIESFTSIINQPNSAILSVGAIVQKPVVKNGQVVAGNTMKLCLACDHRTVDGATGAQFLQTLKGYIENPVTMLV
- a CDS encoding FG-GAP-like repeat-containing protein — translated: MKKGRLTQLFFFFFIANTSFHFLEAQVFQRVEDIAGFESLLQNHGVAVADFNGDHVYDIFVVAKAKDQVGVEKTHSKLYINNNNGSFTDVTLSSGLNNLLTEDYADDDVFYVFDGPKIGAFWGDYDNDGLPDLLMTNTYNVLLFHNEGDGTFSDVTNMAGFNLPTTCQFTGATWFDYNNDSLLDIYICEWGNCSSNQMFRNNGDGTFTNITDEADMIETTPRASFTALPYDFNDDGLMDLYVTNDFRIPNYLYINDGDGTFSEQAEYFGVDSTIDDMGLTMGDYNLDETLDIYITGKGESALFKNGENGYFSNDEQSEEILYNSGWAWGTTFADFDLDGDEDLFITNGYYNSGPEYNFYYQNEFNINNEFQDATNSVGLHDLSEGINPVDFDYDNDGDLDLFVTNADINPFFYENTILNFENSITSSNNWFQISLEGTISNRSAIGTEVTLTTETRTLKRYFSGVGMLSQSIKPLHFGLNNDENILEITIKWPSGLLEVYDQNIQIDSFYKAVEGGSLTNLNIEPSIKVYGCTDPISCNYNPNATLSDGSCTYLASGTISGSVNVNFLSEEIYGYAIDPESTAHWEVQGGEILEGQGTSQILVKWGLNQSGEISVTEMGTNCSGQTETLNVNLGLSESFEGVSVARLWNEALLGAIRKDFARPTVHARNLFHSSVAMYDIWAIYDDEATPYFIGNEVHGFSSSLEEFSSSEDINESRRRAISYAVYKLLTYRFQNSPNQEQTQLMFDYLMEELGYDTSITSIDYQSGEPAALGNYVAEMLINYGLIDGARESTGYDNEYYESINPPLAPEFQNSTIQYPNRWQSLNLQTYIDQSGNLIEGDNIPFLSPEWGNVYAFALSEEDKTTYTRDGNTYFVFKDPSEPPYLGATEEEASNNAYKWAFSLVSVWSSHLDPSDGVLWDVSPNSIGGLNIEDLPDSYLQHPSFYDLLEGGDPSEGHAVNPSTGLSYEEQLVPRGDYTRVLAEFWADGPDSETPPGHWFTLLNYVSDHPDLEKRLNGQGDILPDLEWDVKTYFILGGAMHDAAVAAWSVKGWYDYIRPISAIRYMANLGQSSDNTLSNYHVDGIPLIPNYIEVVDEGDPLAGATNQHVGKIKLYTWKGHDYVYDTETDVAGVDWILAENWWPYQRPSFVTPPFAGYVSGHSTFSRAAAEVMTLVTGDEYFPGGMGEFVARKNEFLVFEEGPSTDVVLQWATYRDASDQCSLSRIWGGIHPPSDDIPGRFMGEEIGIEAYNFAIPYFYGSLGLDEYVLNSNLYPNPVTSGNVIHITHANPKDTYVLYDLSGRQIDIEKINDGHQNETVRIRIPQSTSEGIYILSWNGHSEKIIVKN